A DNA window from Fragaria vesca subsp. vesca linkage group LG3, FraVesHawaii_1.0, whole genome shotgun sequence contains the following coding sequences:
- the LOC101299945 gene encoding uncharacterized protein LOC101299945 yields MDSSSKNSPPNPETPPLKPESPLPNPEIPLTITNGANNNALVPHRMIPDTSSPTVSNFLSIKLDRTNYPLWLEQIQPLLKSRNLMSYVDGTLGCPPCFQIDAEGKLTDEVNPAYQQWIANDQMVLGWINNSLTPPVLATVAWSTNSFYIWSSLAKHFASQCQNRILQLHGELLRTMRGNMSISDFLDKVNSIADNLALAGSPTSDNDLVSIIMNNVGPLYENTVSSAQARDTPIT; encoded by the coding sequence ATGGACTCTTCTTCTAAAAATTCTCCTCCCAACCCCGAAACTCCTCCTCTCAAACCTGAATCTCCTCTTCCCAACCCTGAAATTCCTCTCACTATCACCAATGGTGCAAACAACAATGCACTCGTCCCCCACCGAATGATTCCTGACACCTCTAGCCCTACTGTGTCCAACTTCCTTTCTATCAAGCTGGACAGAACCAATTACCCTCTGTGGCTGGAACAAATACAGCCGCTTCTAAAGAGTCGAAATTTGATGTCGTATGTTGATGGAACCCTAGGTTGCCCCCCGTGTTTCCAAATCGATGCTGAAGGAAAATTGACTGATGAAGTCAATCCTGCGTATCAACAATGGATAGCTAATGATCAGATGGTCCTTGGGTGGATCAACAACTCTTTGACGCCTCCCGTCTTGGCTACAGTCGCTTGGTCCACTAACTCCTTCTATATATGGAGTTCTTTGGCAAAACACTTTGCCTCTCAGTGCCAGAACCGGATCCTGCAACTTCACGGAGAGCTACTCAGGACCATGAGGGGTAACATGTCCATCTCCGACTTTCTTGATAAAGTTAACTCTATCGCAGATAACTTGGCACTTGCAGGAAGCCCCACAAGTGACAATGATCTCGTATCCATCATCATGAACAATGTTGGACCACTCTATGAGAATACAGTCAGCTCTGCTCAAGCACGAGACACTCCCATCACCTAG
- the LOC101299656 gene encoding secologanin synthase-like: protein MEVTAASWVALSLVFVSIVVRLAWSVLDWVWLKPKKLERCLREQGFKGNSYRILYGDTKDESIMRAEAKSKPMNISTSHDIGPQLDAFVDKTVKSYGKNSFVWIGPIPRVNVMNPEELKEVFTRHEEFRRPITNPLILLLTSGLNFCEGEKWAKHRRIINPAFHFEKLKLMIPAFHQSFDEMIKEWESAVSKEGSSAELDVWPSLQSMTADVISRTAFGTNYQEGRQMFELLREQTIHVTKALHSIYIPGWRFLPTKRNMRINKINKEINGIVRGIIENREQATRAGEASGDDLLGALMESNLKHIQENGKNNKNVGMSIQDVMQECKLFYFAGQETTSVMLVWTMILLSQNQNWQDPARQEVLQVSGSKKPDYDGLSHLKVVTMILLEVLRLYPAGGATNRIVPKNTQLGKYSLPAGVEVRVPILLIHHDKELWGDDANEFKPERFAEGVSKATKNQLSYIPFGAGPRICIGQNFSMTEGKLALALILQHFTFELSPSYAHSPFYLFTLQPQYGAPIILHRR from the exons ATGGAAGTAACAGCAGCTAGTTGGGTGGCACTAAGCCTTGTCTTTGTAAGCATAGTAGTAAGGTTGGCATGGAGTGTGCTGGACTGGGTGTGGCTCAAGCCAAAGAAGCTAGAAAGATGTTTGAGGGAGCAAGGCTTTAAAGGCAATTCTTACAGAATCTTGTATGGAGACACTAAGGACGAATCTATCATGCGCGCAGAAGCAAAATCTAAACCCATGAATATCTCCACATCCCATGACATAGGACCACAACTCGACGCATTTGTTGATAAAACAGTGAAATCCTACG GAAAGAACTCTTTTGTTTGGATTGGCCCCATACCAAGAGTGAACGTAATGAATCCCGAAGAATTGAAAGAAGTCTTCACAAGACATGAAGAATTTCGTAGGCCAATAACAAACCCACTTATTCTGTTGCTCACATCAGGGCTCAATTTCTGTGAAGGTGAGAAATGGGCAAAACACAGAAGGATTATCAACCCAGCATTCCATTTCGAGAAGCTAAAG CTTATGATACCGGCATTTCACCAAAGTTTTGATGAGATGATCAAGGAGTGGGAGAGCGCAGTGTCGAAAGAAGGTTCATCTGCCGAGTTGGATGTCTGGCCTTCTCTTCAAAGTATGACTGCGGATGTGATCTCTAGAACAGCATTTGGAACTAACTACCAAGAAGGAAGGCAAATGTTTGAACTCTTGAGGGAACAAACAATACATGTAACAAAAGCCTTACATAGTATTTACATTCCAGGATGGAG GTTTCTGCCAACTAAGAGGAACATGAGGATCAACAAGATTAATAAAGAAATAAACGGTATAGTCAGGGGTATTATTGAGAACAGAGAGCAGGCCACTAGGGCAGGTGAAGCCAGTGGAGATGACTTGTTAGGTGCACTCATGGAGTCAAACTTGAAGCACATACAGGAAAATGGGAAGAACAACAAGAATGTTGGGATGAGTATCCAGGATGTAATGCAGGAGTGTAAGCTGTTTTACTTTGCTGGGCAAGAAACCACTTCGGTGATGCTGGTTTGGACAATGATTTTACTTTCTCAAAATCAGAATTGGCAAGACCCAGCAAGACAAGAGGTTCTGCAAGTCTCCGGAAGCAAGAAGCCAGACTATGATGGCCTATCTCACCTGAAAGTT GTAACCATGATTTTACTTGAAGTTCTACGATTATATCCAGCAGGTGGTGCAACTAATCGAATCGTTCCTAAGAATACTCAACTCGGGAAGTACTCACTACCAGCCGGAGTTGAAGTCCGCGTACCAATACTGCTCATTCACCATGACAAGGAACTGTGGGGCGATGACGCAAACGAGTTCAAGCCAGAAAGGTTTGCTGAAGGAGTTTCCAAGGCAACAAAGAACCAACTTTCATACATCCCATTCGGAGCCGGTCCTCGGATTTGCATTGGGCAGAACTTTTCTATGACGGAAGGAAAATTGGCCTTAGCATTGATTCTGCAGCACTTCACCTTTGAGCTTTCTCCATCTTATGCTCATTCTCCTTTCTATCTGTTTACCCTTCAACCACAGTATGGTGCTCCAATCATTTTACATCGTCGTTAA